Proteins found in one Chiloscyllium plagiosum isolate BGI_BamShark_2017 chromosome 23, ASM401019v2, whole genome shotgun sequence genomic segment:
- the LOC122561616 gene encoding microsomal glutathione S-transferase 1-like translates to MSEAFSSEVFLAYSTYSTIVLLKMLLMGPLTGYFRLTRKVFANPEDARAHGGKDEETSKKFLRIDPDVERVRRCHQNDLENIVPFVGIGLLYALSGPDLSTAVMHFRIFAASRIFHSIAYLVPLPQPSRGLSWMVGLGVTFSMAYRVLKAGVHL, encoded by the exons ATGTCCGAGGCGTTTAGCAGCGAGGTGTTCCTCGCTTACTCTACCTACAGCACCATCGTGCTGCTGAAGATGCTGCTGATGGGACCCCTGACTGGATACTTCAGGTTGACCCGAAAG GTCTTTGCCAATCCTGAAGATGCCAGGGCACACGGTGGCAAGGATGAAGAAACCAGCAAAAAGTTTCTGAGGATTGATCCCGATGTGGAGCGGGTGAGAAG ATGTCATCAGAATGACCTGGAGAACATTGTTCCATTCGTAGGCATTGGTCTGCTGTATGCCCTCTCTGGCCCCGACctgagtacagctgtaatgcacTTCAGAATCTTTGCTGCTTCCAGAATCTTCCACAGCATTGCTTATCTGGTTCCTCTTCCCCAGCCATCACGTGGTTTAAGCTGGATGGTTGGGTTGGGAGTGACCTTTTCAATGGCTTATAGAGTGCTGAAGGCAGGAGTGCACCTTTGA